The sequence below is a genomic window from Myxococcota bacterium.
CACGGCTACGAAGGCGTCACGCTGCGCGCACTCGCCCAGGCCCTCGGCCGCAGTCACACCGCGGCCTACCGCTACTTCGAGGGCAAGGCCGAGATCTTCGCGGCCACCCGCATCGCCGCCTACCGCCGCTTCGCCGAAGCCCAGGAGCAGGCGCTCCGCGCGACCGACGATCATCGCGAACGGCTCTCCCGCCTGGGCGAGTCCTACATCCGCTTCGGGCTCGAATCGCCCGACGCCTACCGATTGATGTTCGAGCTGAAGCGCCTCGCCGACTCCGACGCCACGCGTGAAGCCGAGGACCGCGCCTGGCAACCGCTCCGGGATGCGGTGAGCGATGCGATCGACGCCGGCGACCTTCAGGGAGATCCCGACGTCGTCGCCCACCTGCTCTGGGCCGGACTCCACGGACTGCTCTCACTGCACCTGGCGGGGAAGCTCCGCCACGGCGTCTCGTTCGAGGATCTCGCCCAACCCATGCGCACCATGCTGCGCGTCGGGAATCTCGGAACGCCTTGACGAACCGCGCGCCCCCGCCCGACGGGCGGACCCCATGCAAAGGGATCGCCACATGCACGATCAGCAATCGAAGGGCGCGGAACACGAGGTCGCGAAGCGTCCCGGCTGGTACAAGTTCGCGTTCTTTCTCGGGCGACCCCCCGAACTGACGGCGCGCCAATGGCGGGTGCTCGGCCTGGTCGCGATCGTCTCGCTCTTCGAGCAGTACGACGT
It includes:
- a CDS encoding TetR/AcrR family transcriptional regulator produces the protein MGRHPLTHEEIEAERARVVQAAEALFAAHGYEGVTLRALAQALGRSHTAAYRYFEGKAEIFAATRIAAYRRFAEAQEQALRATDDHRERLSRLGESYIRFGLESPDAYRLMFELKRLADSDATREAEDRAWQPLRDAVSDAIDAGDLQGDPDVVAHLLWAGLHGLLSLHLAGKLRHGVSFEDLAQPMRTMLRVGNLGTP